TTCACTTTATTGCAAATTAGAGAGTAAAATAGAAAGTTAATACCTTTTAAAAGATAATTATTATACTCGCAAATAACCAGTAATAATCAGTAATATAACCAGTAATATGCTTATAAAGTTAATACCTGTATAAAATTCAACATTCAAAACGTACTTTCGACATTCAAAACGTACTTTTTTTATCATTATTCTTATATTAGCCTTCTTTTGCCCTCGTTTTTTCATCTTATATTTATGATATCCTTATGTCATTCAATTCTGTCTTCCACGTACAGAAGACTATATTATGAAAAATATCACTCCATATAAGCGTAAAAAATATTGCTATATTTAGCTATCCGGCCAGAAATATTTTCCATGTGAAATAAAGGGGTAGGTCTCATAAGTAAGGTATAAGCCTGGATAAAACGCCCTATTCGTATCATTGCCTATTCGTATCATTGATCATATCTCTAATCTTATCCATGTTGGGCCGAACAGTGGCGTAATCAAAAAGCTATATACCCCTCCGCGACCTATAGGGCGACGAAGGTGAATTATATGTTCCCGGGAATGGGAGGAAAAGGCATCAACCCCAGGCAGCTCGAGAGGCAGATGAAGTCGATGGGCATCGACATGTACGAGATAGAGGGAGTAAAGCAAGTGATAATAAAAACTGCGGACAAGGAGATCGTGTTCAACGACGCCCAGGTCACGGTCATCGACGCCCGGGGCCAGAAGATGTACCAGCTGGCCGGCACGCCGGAGGAAAAGCCTCTGGAGAAGGAGATCCCCGAGGCGGACATCGAGCTCGTCGCCCAGCAGGCGAACGTCCCGAAGGACGTGGCGAAGCAGGCCCTCAAGGACACGAACGGCGACCTCGCGGAAGCCATCGTCAGGCTGTCGAAGTAAGCGAAGCGGGTAATAAATAAATGTCATCGTCGAGCATAGCCCCTGGAGACCTGGTGCTTCTCTGGGCTGCGGGAGGCAGGGAATACTTCGCCGTAGCCGGGGGCGATAAGCTCCACACGGACCTGGGCATCGTCGACCTGAAAAGACTCGAGGGCATGGAGTGGGGCTCCACCATCGAGTCGCACATGGGCAAGCCGTTCGTCGTGCTGAAGCCCCGGGCGCCGGACTTTTTTAAGCACATGCGGCGCACTGGCGCCCCCATGATGCCCAAGGACATCGGCGCCATCATCGCCTACACCGGGGTCGGCCCGTCGGACGTCATCCTGGACGCGGGGACCGGCTCGGGAGTACTGGCCGTATACCTGGGCACTATCGCTAAAAAAGTCATCACATACGAGTCCAACGAACAGTTCGCCAGCAATGCCCGAAAAAATATTGAGCTGGCGGGCCTGGCGAACGTGGAGGTACGCCACGGCGATATACTCCTGGAGATGGAAAAGCTCGAAGGCCCCTTCGATGTGGTCACCCTGGACATGCAGGACGCCGCGGCCGTTGTCCCGGGCGCCCTCCGGGTGCTCAGGCCGGGCGGCTTCCTGGCCGCTTACTCCCCGTTCTTCGAGCAGGCCGCAGAGACGAGAAGGGCCGTCGAGCGGGCCGGCTTCTCAGAGGCCGACACTATCATCGTCGGCGAGCAGGAGCTCGAGGTCGGCAGGCGCGGCACCCGCCCGTCAACCCGGGTTGGCCACACCGGCTTCATCACCATAGCCAGAAAATAATGCTAATTCATATCATTAGTTCCGTGCTTATATTAGAGGCGCCTGCAGAGGGCCCGGTTTATTTGCTAACACGGGGCACAGAGCTGATTGAGGCACCGTTTATTAATAGGCAACTCCATTAAGCGATTTAATCATGGCCTGGAATAAAATTCTCCAGAGGAAATAAAGGGGTAAAACGCCCCTATAAAATTAAAAAGAAATGAAATGGCGTTTTTGAATTTTTCCTGTTTACATTCAGCGCCCGTACTTCGCGTGGGCCTTCGCAAGGTCCTGGGAGGCCAGCGCGCCCAGTAAGGATAGCTCTCCGGCCAG
The Methanocella sp. genome window above contains:
- a CDS encoding nascent polypeptide-associated complex protein; this encodes MFPGMGGKGINPRQLERQMKSMGIDMYEIEGVKQVIIKTADKEIVFNDAQVTVIDARGQKMYQLAGTPEEKPLEKEIPEADIELVAQQANVPKDVAKQALKDTNGDLAEAIVRLSK
- a CDS encoding tRNA (adenine-N1)-methyltransferase — translated: MSSSSIAPGDLVLLWAAGGREYFAVAGGDKLHTDLGIVDLKRLEGMEWGSTIESHMGKPFVVLKPRAPDFFKHMRRTGAPMMPKDIGAIIAYTGVGPSDVILDAGTGSGVLAVYLGTIAKKVITYESNEQFASNARKNIELAGLANVEVRHGDILLEMEKLEGPFDVVTLDMQDAAAVVPGALRVLRPGGFLAAYSPFFEQAAETRRAVERAGFSEADTIIVGEQELEVGRRGTRPSTRVGHTGFITIARK